From one Aquicella siphonis genomic stretch:
- a CDS encoding cation:dicarboxylate symporter family transporter: MNRDKGRPPRLSLPAQVTLGLVLGIIFGLLVGDKAAVLAPVGRVYTMLMEAVVFPYLICTLLTSLGDLTPSLSARLLRKSSIIYLFLILLVFATLIILAQSLPVNLASAAHENVKQASLLQFLVPENVFYDLSQGYVPAIVIFFTLFGLALQHIPEKTSFFKILTIINQTCLFFWKKLVQLAPYATFALLADVSGTIRFGQLSDLSQFLTLLLIGSLLLIFWIIPLTISTFTDIEYTTIMTQLRDAMIISAVTTLSVVAIPYIQAVTSRLLALKSQQTSMRNSGEFDAHERDDILQTITVVSYPFTQLGNFFIYLFILFAALYYNHTLETDQYYFLPILTFFSSIGSPTSSINGVSFLSDSLSLPADTNSLYVTLIPVIRYPQVVLSVMGFSFISLIVSFSLFGMLKLNFKRLILHYTAFFLVISISSLILKNVFPNPGEKNYERLNGFSISPSLTQNIHAAIMPSFDESRIKPVNSQEDSLYRIQRSGILRVGFNADMRPFSFYNTKHELVGYDISFAYALAKSLGCNIEFIPFTWQHLVDDLLADKFDIAMSAIYVTEERLRKVYFTEPYFHSPMSMIVPIDMQNKYTSTEQIREIKSLKIGIFNDPVLIPLVQENFPNASMIILPALSGNQPAEAFLRHEIDAALWSEAQTRVWVLGHPNYASIVPSGVVAPFLMAYMIQKNSPQFLRFLNYWLELKSNDGFQQKMYNQWILIRPLENEQPRWSFLGNYL; encoded by the coding sequence ATGAATCGCGATAAAGGTCGTCCGCCGCGCTTGTCTCTCCCTGCGCAGGTAACCTTAGGTCTTGTATTAGGCATCATTTTTGGTTTACTGGTTGGCGACAAGGCGGCCGTCCTTGCTCCTGTTGGCCGTGTATATACAATGTTGATGGAAGCCGTGGTCTTCCCTTATCTCATCTGTACATTACTGACCAGCCTGGGCGACCTCACTCCCTCCTTGTCTGCCCGTCTGTTAAGAAAAAGCAGCATTATTTATCTTTTTTTGATTTTGCTGGTTTTCGCCACCCTGATTATTTTAGCACAATCACTGCCAGTCAATCTGGCATCAGCGGCACATGAAAATGTCAAACAGGCAAGTTTGCTGCAATTTCTCGTGCCAGAGAATGTATTTTATGACTTGTCACAAGGATATGTACCCGCCATCGTCATATTTTTCACTTTATTTGGTCTGGCCTTGCAACATATCCCTGAAAAGACTTCCTTTTTCAAAATACTAACCATCATCAACCAAACCTGTCTCTTCTTTTGGAAAAAACTGGTACAGCTTGCACCTTATGCGACATTTGCGTTATTAGCGGATGTTTCCGGAACCATCAGGTTTGGTCAATTATCCGACCTGAGTCAATTCCTGACCTTGCTTCTGATCGGATCCCTGCTATTAATATTCTGGATCATTCCCTTGACGATTTCCACATTCACGGACATAGAATACACCACGATCATGACACAACTCAGGGATGCCATGATCATATCTGCTGTCACAACCCTGTCCGTCGTTGCCATTCCGTATATACAAGCAGTTACTTCCAGATTGCTCGCCCTGAAAAGCCAACAAACCTCCATGAGAAATTCCGGTGAATTTGACGCACACGAGCGTGACGATATTTTGCAGACCATCACGGTCGTGAGTTATCCATTCACTCAGCTGGGCAATTTTTTTATTTATCTTTTTATCCTTTTCGCCGCATTGTATTACAATCACACATTGGAAACAGATCAATATTACTTTTTACCCATACTAACCTTTTTTTCTTCTATAGGATCACCGACGAGTTCCATTAACGGCGTTTCATTTCTTTCAGATTCGTTGAGTCTGCCCGCCGATACAAACAGTCTTTATGTGACATTGATCCCTGTTATCCGCTATCCTCAAGTCGTTTTGTCCGTCATGGGATTTTCGTTTATTTCTCTTATTGTGTCATTTTCATTATTCGGGATGCTGAAATTAAACTTTAAAAGACTGATTCTTCATTATACGGCTTTCTTTCTGGTTATTTCCATTAGCTCCCTGATTTTAAAAAACGTATTCCCAAATCCAGGCGAAAAAAATTATGAACGGCTAAATGGATTTTCAATCTCACCTTCACTGACGCAAAATATCCATGCAGCAATCATGCCGTCATTTGACGAATCCCGGATCAAGCCGGTCAATTCCCAGGAAGACTCTCTCTATCGGATTCAGCGGTCAGGAATTTTGCGCGTGGGATTCAATGCAGATATGCGCCCATTTTCATTCTATAACACCAAACACGAACTGGTGGGATATGATATTTCATTTGCCTATGCCCTGGCAAAATCACTAGGCTGCAATATTGAATTCATACCTTTTACCTGGCAACACCTGGTGGATGACTTACTGGCTGATAAATTTGACATTGCAATGTCAGCTATATATGTAACAGAAGAAAGATTGCGCAAGGTTTATTTTACTGAACCTTACTTTCATAGCCCCATGTCAATGATTGTACCCATCGATATGCAGAACAAATATACCAGCACGGAACAGATCAGAGAGATTAAATCCCTTAAAATTGGAATTTTCAATGATCCGGTTCTGATCCCGCTCGTGCAGGAAAACTTCCCGAATGCGAGCATGATCATATTGCCAGCCTTGAGTGGCAACCAACCCGCAGAAGCTTTTTTGCGCCATGAAATTGATGCGGCTTTATGGAGTGAGGCACAAACTCGGGTCTGGGTTCTGGGACATCCGAACTATGCTTCTATCGTGCCATCCGGTGTCGTAGCGCCTTTTCTGATGGCCTATATGATTCAGAAAAATTCGCCCCAGTTTTTACGATTCCTGAATTATTGGCTGGAATTAAAAAGTAACGACGGATTCCAGCAAAAAATGTATAATCAGTGGATATTGATCAGGCCACTGGAAAATGAGCAGCCCAGGTGGAGCTTCCTCGGTAATTATCTCTAG
- a CDS encoding protein kinase family protein: MKPRENTAPPSQTIVPDKFLDSEGMLIPTNISKELIAQLADDHAYPDGRYKKKELEDLLSQTARPSPAAVNYDVIKLNHQFFAVFIGKDYSLGKGASGKVKYLQSLTDSSWHVVKIIPQRKISQHEFQREVHNLMKAGMGTGGFFRESPSKGGQYVIVMKHAPGISLDKLLSNENIKLKPDEWLNICRGILSALDELHQKELFHFDIKLDNYIYDPETKTVRLVDLGLATDIIEGKGHILSDSVPPNAAPECEQPIPPDRETAEVDYIVTYHSESYAAAATMLDLLGKEGVIDKEKIPDPKIRTELQTLLRSMVNADSPEARPSVKTALNTINHLLQAQQKLSQPRENRPQRTGFFTRDRMGNAKARTPDTPAPSADSNKKV; encoded by the coding sequence ATGAAGCCGAGAGAAAACACAGCCCCGCCTTCTCAAACGATTGTTCCTGATAAATTTTTAGACTCGGAAGGCATGCTGATTCCCACGAATATCAGCAAGGAGCTAATTGCACAGTTGGCGGATGACCATGCTTACCCGGATGGCCGTTATAAGAAAAAAGAACTGGAAGACCTGCTTTCACAAACAGCCAGACCTTCTCCGGCGGCGGTAAACTATGATGTGATCAAACTCAATCATCAATTCTTCGCCGTCTTTATAGGAAAAGATTACTCTCTGGGTAAAGGCGCGTCTGGAAAAGTAAAATACCTGCAGTCTCTGACGGATTCCAGCTGGCATGTCGTCAAAATTATTCCCCAACGCAAGATTTCTCAGCATGAGTTTCAGAGAGAAGTCCATAATCTGATGAAAGCAGGCATGGGAACCGGGGGATTTTTTCGCGAATCCCCCTCCAAAGGCGGACAATATGTCATCGTCATGAAACATGCTCCCGGCATATCACTCGATAAACTACTGAGCAACGAAAATATAAAATTGAAACCGGATGAATGGCTGAATATTTGCCGCGGTATTTTAAGCGCGCTGGATGAGTTGCATCAAAAGGAATTGTTCCATTTTGATATCAAACTGGATAACTACATTTATGATCCTGAAACCAAGACGGTACGGCTGGTCGACCTCGGACTGGCAACTGATATCATCGAAGGCAAAGGACATATTCTCTCGGATAGCGTACCTCCGAATGCCGCACCTGAATGTGAGCAACCCATACCGCCAGACCGCGAAACCGCTGAAGTCGATTATATCGTGACTTATCATTCAGAAAGTTATGCCGCCGCCGCCACCATGCTCGATTTGCTTGGAAAAGAGGGAGTGATTGATAAGGAAAAAATCCCGGATCCGAAAATCCGCACCGAATTGCAAACCTTGCTCCGCAGCATGGTCAATGCAGACAGTCCCGAAGCGCGGCCGTCCGTAAAAACCGCGTTAAATACTATCAATCATCTGCTGCAAGCACAGCAGAAGTTGTCACAACCCAGGGAAAACCGCCCGCAAAGAACTGGTTTTTTTACACGGGACAGAATGGGCAACGCCAAGGCTCGCACTCCCGACACTCCTGCACCCTCAGCCGATTCCAATAAAAAGGTCTGA